The Pseudonocardia broussonetiae DNA segment CCCGACGCGGTGCCCGAGCCCGACGTCGCGGGCACACCGGCCGTCGCCCCCGCCCCCACCGGGCGCGGGTGGCGCAGCCTGGCGTCGTACTGGATCCGGATCAGCGTGCCGGTGGCCGTCGAGGGCGGGCGGCTCGTCGTCGACGCCTGGGAGGAGACGCTCGGCGAGGAGCCCCCGGCCGCCGGGACCCCCGCCCCGCGCACCTCCGACGAGCACCTGCTGGCCGACGACGATCCGCTCGCCGCACCGGGGAGCGCGTGGTGAGCGGGCTGCGGGCGCCGGTGATCGTCGGGGTGGCGGGCGGGGTGGGGACGAGCACGCTCGCGTCCGCGCTGCACGCCGTCGACGGCGGACGGGTGGGTGCCGGGAGCCGCCCGGACGTGCTGGTCTGCCGGGCCGACTCGCTGCACCTCGCGGAGCGAGGGGTGGCCCAGGTCCTCGTCGTGGTCGCCGACCGGGCGCCCCGGCTCGACCGGGTGGGCGCCGGGACCACCGTCGTGGTGGTCCCGGACGTGGCGGCGTGGCACGGGCTCGACGCCCCGGAGGTCGCCGGGCTGCTCGCGCTCGCCCCGGCGCACCGCCCGGCGCGGCTGGCCGCCTACATCGCCGCGCTGCTCGACGTCGCCGCCGCGCTGGTGCGGTCCGGGGTGCTGGCGCACCCGGCCGCGCCCGCCCGGCCGGTGCCGCTCGTGCTGCCCGCGCCGGCCCGGCCGCCCGCGGTGCCCCTACCGGCGGCGCCCCTGCCCGCGGTGCCCCTGCCCGTGGTGCCCCTGCCCGTGGTGCCCCTGCCCGTGGTGCCCCTGCCCGTGGTGTCGCTGCCGTCCCGGCCCGCCGCGCCCGCGCTCGTCGTCATCGCGGGAGGGCGGCCGGTCGCGCCGCCGGTGCCGGTGGTCGACCGTGCGCTGTGGCGTGGCCTGCGAGCCGTGCAGCGGACGCCCGCGGAGCCGGCCGCCCCCGCCGCAGGGTCCGAGCCCGACGACGACGCCCTCGAGCCGACGCGGGCCGGCTGACGTGTCCGCGCTCCCCCGCAGCCTCGTGGCGGCGCTGGCCGCGGTGGCCGGCACGCTGCTGCTCGGCGCCGCGCCCGCGCCGGCGGCCGATCCGGTGCCCGGCGTCGACTCCGCGGCCGTGCCCGCGGCCGCCCGCGACTGGCTGCCGCTGATCGCCGACCTCACCGCCACCGGGTGCCCCGAGCTGCCGCCGGTCTGGGTCGTGGCGCAGGTGCAGGTGGAGTCGGGCTGGGACGCCGCCCGCGTCGACGAGGCCCCGGGCGGGCCCGCCGGGCTCTACGGGTTCGGCCAGGAGGCCTGGGGCGCGGCGGGCGGCCCGGCGTGGTCGAGCGACCCGCCGACGGCCGCCGACGACGTCACCGACGTCGAGGCCCACCTGCGCGTGGCCGTGCCGTGGATCTGCACGAACCTGCGCGCGGTCACCCGGCACCTCGCCGACACCGGCAAGAGCGCCGACCCGCTCGACGCGATGCTCGTCTGCCACCTGGCCGGGTGCGGGCGGGTCGCGGGCAGCGCCACGGGCGTGCCGGAGGCCGGGGAGGCGGGGTGCGGGCGGCGCTGCGCCGAGGTGGTCCGCCGCTACGTCGACGCGGTCCGCGCGGAGGTCGACCGGTTCTCCGACGACCCGGCCGGGCCGGCCCCGAGCGACCGGACGACCGACGACCGGGCGACGGACGACCGGCCGCCGGACGACCGAACGCCGGACGACCGAACGCCGGACGACCCGGCGACGGACCCGGGCGGCGCTGCGGCCGATGCCGCCGCCCCCGCGCCGTGGACCGGCGGCGCCACCGGCTGCGAGCAGACCGACCCGACCGGCGACGGCTGCCTCACCGGCGCCGCGCTGCACGGGCTGGAGGCGGCGTCGGCCGCGTTCGGCGGCTGGTCCGACGGCCCGGTGATCCGCAGTGCGGGCTGCTGGGACGCCCACGCCTGGAACCCGCGCAGCGACCACCCCCGCGGCCGGGCGTGCGACCTGTTCCCCGGCACGCCCGGCGCCTTCGCCGAGGGCGCCGAACTGGAGGCGGGGTGGCGGGTCGCCGACTGGTTCCGCGCGCACGCCGGGCCGCTCGCCGTCCGCTACCTCATCTGGCAGGGCCGCTACTGGGACCCGTCCGTCGAGGACGACGGCGGCTGGGGCCGCCGGTACAGCGGCGGCGGGGTCTACGACACGCGTGACGCCACCGGCGGCCACTTCGACCACGTCCACGTCAGCTTCCGGGAGTGAGCGCCGTGACCCCGTCCCGCCTCCCGCTGCTCGCCGCGGCGGCCGCCGCCCTCGTGACGGTCGGGGCGCTGCTGCTCACCGGGGCCGGCGCCGTCGCACCCAGCGGTGAGCCGCCGCCGGGCCCCGTCGTCGACCGGGAGGACCGCGCCGCGCTCGACGCCGCCCCCGTGCTCCGGGGCGCCGACGCCCCGCCGCCCGACCCCGGCGTCACCCTCACCGATCCTGTTGCCGCGGCCCGCGCCTACCTCCGCGCCGCGCACAGCACCGTGCCCGCCGACGCGGGCGGCACGCACCTGCGCGCCGCGCCGTACGCGGTGCCCGGGTCGGCCGCGGCCGTGGTCGGCGTGCTCGTGCTCGACCCGCCGCCGCCCGGCACCGCGCGCACGGCGTCGGTCCGCCGCCTCGACCTCGTCGCCGTCGACCGCGGCGACCGGCGCCGCGGCTACCTCGCCGTCGTCGAGACCCGCGACTCCCCCGGCGGCGCCACCGCCGTGCTGCGCACCGGCGTCGTGGTCGCCCGGCAGCCCGACGGGCGCTGGCTGGTGGCCGCCGAGACCCCCGACGACCCCGACCTCGCGGTCGGGGAGGACTGAGGAGACCCCGTGGACCTGGACGAGATCGAGGACCTGATCCGGCGCTACCTCTCGGCCGGCATCGCGGTCGTGCTCATCCTGGTCGCCCCCGGCGGGGGCGGCGGGACGGCCCCGCCCGCCGACCCGGCCGTCGTCACGGTCACCCCGTCGGGCGCCGCGCCGGGCACGCTCGCGCCGCTGCCCACCGACGAGGACGCGGAGACGGCACCCCGCACGACGCCGTCCCGGACGCCGGCACCCACGACGGCCGACCGCAGCCCGGCACCCCGCACCACCGCGCCGAGCACCACCGCGCCGAGCACCACCACTCGCACCACCACCTCCCGCACCACCACCCCGGCCCCGCGCGCCACGCCCACGGACGAGGAGACGGCGGACGAGGACACGCCGGACGAGGAGACGCCGGACGAGGACGCGCCGGGCGAGGACCGCGCCGGCGCCACCGCCGGCTCGGCCACCGCCGGCTCGGCCACCCCCGACGGCACGACCGCCGACACCGCCATAGACCCCCTGGGCTGGGGCACCCCCTCCCGCGAGGACGACTTCACCGCCGGCCTCGCCCAGTGGGACCTCTACGAGGGCACCGGCCACGCCGGGCGGGGCGTCCGCTCCCCGATGAACGCCACCGTGCAGGACGGCATTCTCACCCTCACCGGCGACGCCGCGGGCACCACCGCCGGGATGTGCTGGGGGCGGGGACAGCGGTACGGCCGCTGGGAGGGCCGGATCCGCGCCCCGCAGTCCGACCCCTCCTACGACGCCGTGCTCCTGCTCTGGCCCGACGACGACGCCCCGGGCGGCGGCGAGATCGACATCGCCGAGATGCAGGACCCCGCGCGGCGCACGACCGGCTTCCACCTCCACCACGGCGCCGACGACGCCCAGGTCGAGGGGCGGGTGGAGGTCGACGCGACGGAGTGGCACGCCTGGGCGGTGGAGTGGACGCCGCGGGAGATCACCGCCTACGTCGACGGGCGCCCGTGGTTCCGCACCACCGACGCGGAGACGTTCCCGCCCGGGCCGATGCACCTGTGCGTGCAGCTCGACTGGTTCCCGTCCGGCGACGCGCCGGTGCGCGAGTCGACGATGCAGGTCGACCGGGTGCGCGAGTGGGAGCACGCCCCCGACGCGGGGGCCGGCGACGAGCCGCGGTAGCCGGCACACGGATCGGGGCCCTGGCCAACCGGCCAGGGCCCCGATACCGTCCCGAACTGACGCGCCGCTCCCACCACGAAGCGACGTGCATGAGGTTAGCCTAACCTCTCCTCGTGGCGCAAGAGGGTTCTGGGGCCGCCCGCCCTCAGCACCAGGACCAGCGTCACGACCAGCACGGACACCACCATGACGATCCCGCCCAGCACCAGCGGCGACCGTCCGCCCCAGCTCTCGGCGAGCAGCCCGAGCAGCGGCGCCCCCACCGGGGTGCCACCCAGGAACAGCAGGATGTAGAGCCCCATCACGCGCCCGCGCATCGCCGGCTCCACCGCCAGCTGCACGGCCGAGTTGGCCGCGGTCGTGAACGTCAGCGCCGCGAACCCCAGCGGCACCATGACGATCCCGGTCAGCAGGAAGGTCGGCATCAGCCCGGCCAGGACGACGAGCACGCCGAACACCAGCGCCGACCCGGCGACCAGCCGCAGCCGGGGCCGGCGCACCCGCCGCGCCGCGAGCACCGCGCCCGCCACCGAACCCACCGCCAGCAGCGACGTGAGCAGCCCGTAGGCGTCGGCGCCGAGCCCGAACACGCTGCGCGCCAGCAGCGCGAGCGTCATGTAGAAGTTGATGCCGAACGTCGACACCAGGAACACCAGCGCCAGCACGGCGACCAGGTCGGGGCGGCCGCGCACGTAGCGCAGGCCTGCGCGCAGCTGGCCGGGCGCGCGCGGCACCGGCGTCACGCGGTGCAGGCGGGCCGGGTCCATCAGCGCCAGGCCGGTGATCACCGCGGCGAAGCTCGCGGAGTTGATGAGGAACACCCAGCCGGTGCCGGTCACGGCGATGAGCAGGCCCGCCACCGACGGGCCGACGATCCGCGCGAGGTTGAACGTGAGCGAGTTCAGCGCGACGGCGTTGCCCAGCTGCGCGTCGCCGACGAGCTCGGGCACGAACGACTGGCGCACCGGCACGTCGAGGGCGGAGAAGCAGCCGAGCAGCAGGCACAGCAGGTAGACGTGCCACAGCGCCACCACCCCGGTGACGACGGCCGTGCCGAGCACCAGCGCGCACAGCCCCATCGCGGCCTGCAGCGCGATCAGCGCGCGGCGCTTGTCGACGCGGTCGGCGAGCACACCGCCCCACAGCGAGAGCACGAGCGTGGGGCCGAACTGCAGGGCGGCGGCGAGGCCGAGCGCGGTGGCGCTGCCGCCGGAGAGGTCGAGGACCAGCCAGTCCTGCGCGACGCGCTGCATCCACGTGCCGGCCAGCGAGACGATCTGGCCGGAGGCGTAGAGGCGGTAGTTGCGGATCCGCAGCGACGAGAAGGTGGACGCCCGCCCCGGCGCGGGGGTCATGGTGGCGGTCACTTCTCTTAGCTTACAACAACTACCCCGCGAGCAGCGCGCGGAGCGGGCCGACGGCGAAGTAGGCGACGAACGCCACCGACACGACCCACATCAGCGGGTGCACCGTGCGGGCGCGGCCGGTCGCGGCGGCCAGCAGCACCCAGCTGACGAAACCGGCGCCGATGCCGTTGGCGATCGAGTAGGTGAACGGCATGACGACGACCGTCAGGAACACCGGCAGCGCCACCCGGAACTCGGTCAGGTCGACCTCGGTGATCTGCCGCATGATCAGCGCCCCGACGACGACGAGCGCGGGCGCGGCCGCCTCGATCGGCACCACCGAGTACAGCGGGGTGAAGAACATCGCGAGCAGGAACAGCACGCCGGTGACGACGTTCGCGAGCCCGGTCCGCGCGCCCTCCGCGATCCCTGACGCCGACTCCACGAACACCGTGTTCGACGAGCTCGACGCCGCCCCGCCGAGCACCGCCCCCGTGCCCTCGACGACCAGCGCGCGCCCGACGCCGGGCAGCTGACCGTCCGGCCCGATCATCCCGGCCTGCCGGCCCAGCGCCGTCATCGTGCCCATCGCGTCGAAGAAGTTGGCGAGCACGAGGGTGAACACCAGCAGCACGACGGTCACCGGGTCGAGCCGGGTGAACGCCCCGAACGACACCGCGCCGACGAGCGAGAGGTCGGGCACGCCGAGCACGCTGTCGGGCAGCGCGGGCACCGACAGCGCCCAGCCCTGCGGGTTCGTCCCCATCGACGGCCCCACCCGCACGATCGCCTCGACGACCACCGCGATCACCGTCGTGATCGCGACGCCCAGCAGGATCCCGGCCCGCACGCCGCGCGCCACCAGCACCGAGGTGACGAGCAGGCCGACGACGAACACCGCCGTCGGCCACGACGCGATCGAGCCGCCGATGCCCAGCCCGACCGGCACCGTCGTGCCCGCAGCGTCGGCGATGCGCCGGACGAACCCGGCGTCGACGAGCCCGATGAACGCGATGAACAGCCCGATGCCGACGGCGATCGCGACCTTCAGCTCCGGGGGCACCGCGGAGAACACCGCGGTGCGGAAGCCGGTGACCGCGAGCAGCACGATCACCAGCCCGTTGACGACGACGAGCCCCATCGCCTCCGGCCACGTCACCAGCGGGGCGATCGTGACCGCGACGAGCGTGTTGATGCCGAGCCCGGTGGCGATCGCGAACGGGTAGTTCGCGATCAGCCCGAACAGCACGGTCATCACGCCCGCGACCAGTGCGGTGACGGCGGCGACCTGCGGCAGCCCGAGCACGGCCCCCGTCACGTCGGCCTTCGCGCCGGGGCCGTCGGCGGTGACGCTGCCCAGGATCAGCGGGTTGAGCACGATGATGTAGCTCATCGTCACGAACGTGACGACGCCGCCGCGCACCTCGCGGGGCAGGGTGGAACCGCGTTCGGCGACGCGGAAGTAGCGCTCGATCACGGCGACACCGTAGATCCGGGGCGGTCACTACGCTGCGCCTGTGGTCGATCCCCCGCCCCTGCCGCGCCGGCTGTCCGACATGGCCACCGTCGTCGGGCTCGGGTCGGCGCTGTGGGCGCTGGGGGCGCTGGGCCTGCTCGTCACGGGCCGGGCGCCGGGTCTGCCGTTCGCGACCTGCGTGGCCGGGGCGCTGCTCGGCGGGGTCGGCTGGGGCATCTTCCGGTGGCAGCGGGCGGCGGCGCGGCGCGGCTCCCGGGGGGCTCAGCAGGGTCTGGACGACTGATC contains these protein-coding regions:
- a CDS encoding glycoside hydrolase family 16 protein, with amino-acid sequence MDLDEIEDLIRRYLSAGIAVVLILVAPGGGGGTAPPADPAVVTVTPSGAAPGTLAPLPTDEDAETAPRTTPSRTPAPTTADRSPAPRTTAPSTTAPSTTTRTTTSRTTTPAPRATPTDEETADEDTPDEETPDEDAPGEDRAGATAGSATAGSATPDGTTADTAIDPLGWGTPSREDDFTAGLAQWDLYEGTGHAGRGVRSPMNATVQDGILTLTGDAAGTTAGMCWGRGQRYGRWEGRIRAPQSDPSYDAVLLLWPDDDAPGGGEIDIAEMQDPARRTTGFHLHHGADDAQVEGRVEVDATEWHAWAVEWTPREITAYVDGRPWFRTTDAETFPPGPMHLCVQLDWFPSGDAPVRESTMQVDRVREWEHAPDAGAGDEPR
- a CDS encoding MFS transporter is translated as MTPAPGRASTFSSLRIRNYRLYASGQIVSLAGTWMQRVAQDWLVLDLSGGSATALGLAAALQFGPTLVLSLWGGVLADRVDKRRALIALQAAMGLCALVLGTAVVTGVVALWHVYLLCLLLGCFSALDVPVRQSFVPELVGDAQLGNAVALNSLTFNLARIVGPSVAGLLIAVTGTGWVFLINSASFAAVITGLALMDPARLHRVTPVPRAPGQLRAGLRYVRGRPDLVAVLALVFLVSTFGINFYMTLALLARSVFGLGADAYGLLTSLLAVGSVAGAVLAARRVRRPRLRLVAGSALVFGVLVVLAGLMPTFLLTGIVMVPLGFAALTFTTAANSAVQLAVEPAMRGRVMGLYILLFLGGTPVGAPLLGLLAESWGGRSPLVLGGIVMVVSVLVVTLVLVLRAGGPRTLLRHEERLG
- a CDS encoding NCS2 family permease, giving the protein MIERYFRVAERGSTLPREVRGGVVTFVTMSYIIVLNPLILGSVTADGPGAKADVTGAVLGLPQVAAVTALVAGVMTVLFGLIANYPFAIATGLGINTLVAVTIAPLVTWPEAMGLVVVNGLVIVLLAVTGFRTAVFSAVPPELKVAIAVGIGLFIAFIGLVDAGFVRRIADAAGTTVPVGLGIGGSIASWPTAVFVVGLLVTSVLVARGVRAGILLGVAITTVIAVVVEAIVRVGPSMGTNPQGWALSVPALPDSVLGVPDLSLVGAVSFGAFTRLDPVTVVLLVFTLVLANFFDAMGTMTALGRQAGMIGPDGQLPGVGRALVVEGTGAVLGGAASSSSNTVFVESASGIAEGARTGLANVVTGVLFLLAMFFTPLYSVVPIEAAAPALVVVGALIMRQITEVDLTEFRVALPVFLTVVVMPFTYSIANGIGAGFVSWVLLAAATGRARTVHPLMWVVSVAFVAYFAVGPLRALLAG
- a CDS encoding DUF2530 domain-containing protein; translated protein: MVDPPPLPRRLSDMATVVGLGSALWALGALGLLVTGRAPGLPFATCVAGALLGGVGWGIFRWQRAAARRGSRGAQQGLDD